From Struthio camelus isolate bStrCam1 chromosome 8, bStrCam1.hap1, whole genome shotgun sequence:
CAAAACTAGAAAAGCATTCCAGTGTGATGCACATGACTTTTCTAACTGTGCTTTCACAAGTACACAGaggattatttttatctttagaagCAACTGCAGGGTCTATGATGTTTGTGTATCCGTTTCATTTCTGTACCACTAGTTTATCGTTATCTCTGCTAGGGCTCTTAGAACAGCAATCTTTTCTACTTCTTAAGCATGCATACGTTCAAGGAGAACTAAACGATCCTCTGATACATTGTCGAAGACCTGAGTGTTCTCAAAATGTCAgccaaaaaaaggtatttttgatGGCTTTGGCAGAACACAGGAAAGTATCCAAAAACACTGTTctaaaaaatacttcagaatttGACCTGAATCTCTGTAGGTACAAAGATTGGTGCTTCTAGATAGTTTGAGTTAGAAGTAATTAAACCAACGGGATAATTCTGGTAAGAATTTCATTTAAAGACTTGGACGTTCAAATAACTTAGCCTAAAATGTGCTCTCTTACTCTCTCTATAAATATCTGTTATTCGTATGTACTTCTGTAGCTGTTATCCTGAGAATGGGATCTGAAGATACAAAACATTAGCATCAGTAGTTAATTCAAGGCAGTCATGGAAGAGGCAAGCACAGAACCTTTCTCTCATTTTAGGCTTGTACCTTAAGTGTGTTGTTACAGTGACAATGTAGTTAGTATTGCTGCCATTTTCCGTTGTAGAGCTAAAACACTCTAGAGCCTAAAGGACAAGGACTGAGGAATTTGTTTAAATAATgacaaatttaataaaaagagGGATGCAGCTGCTCAACTGTGTATTCCCTCTGACCTCCCTTTGTGTTTACCACTTGTTTTCCCCCTTAGTCTGATGACTTGGACTCATTCACATCAAGCCCCTTGATATTTAGATATGTGCTGAACTTGGCAGCCCATTCTTCTAAATCAGTAAAAATATAAGTAGTGCCTTTTCCTAGGAGTAGGAAGCCAGGATCCTTCTGTTGAGTTTTGCTAAAATCTAGTGCAGAAATGGGGTTTGATTTACCTTTCAATCCCAGTTTTAGGATTAGGAAAATTAACAGATGCTGCTTTGCCAGTACCAGCTGTTGGCAAAGCAAAGCATGAATGAACTAAGCACAATCAAGCAGCAATTCATGTATCGGGGTAAGTACTTGTAAAATCCATTTCTATCAATAGTACTGCTTCCAATTATACCAAGTCTAAATTTagtttgttttattaattttgatCAATGGACAGAATACTGACCTTTATAAACGTATGACTAGACTTTGCTCCAAGGAGTTGAAAAATCAGTGTGGATTTAATGAGGGTATTACTGGAATGCTCATTTTCTGGATGTGTGATGAAGAAGAATGTTTGTCCCTCCCACCTCCCTCATATACACAAACCTACATAAAGTGTTCACGGTGTTGAACAACAATCCTGTAATgttgcttttaatgaaaaaaatccttcccaaTTACAAAAAACTATAgataagcaaggaaaaaaagagtaatacaGAAAGACCTCTGGAAAACATCAGggggcttgctttgttttttaacaaatccAACAAGCAACTTGTAATTTGGGAGAGCATAGAGCAAGTttcaccccaccaccaccaatgcAAAAATGCATTCACTGATTTGCATACAATGGCAGAACAGCTAGTAACAAAGCACACGcattcaaaatataattttgccTTGTCAACATCACTTTGGTGTGGCCTGCAatgacaaaaatataatttttacttTAATACAGTTACTGACTTGGCAAAtggaatatattttcaaaacGCTGCATTTGTTTGTGATCAGCATATCCTGGAAATCAAGCCTACAAAGGCACAAAAGTAGATGGAGAATTAGCTCTGCCATCAGCTGAATAGCATGTTCTTGTAGAATGATGGCATCTTTTAAGACCTCTCATAAAATGTATGGAGTTTTCACGAATGGGTAATAGGACCCCTACATTTCATTCCATATGCTCCGCTACTTATCAGCAATCGGCAGTGTGCTCAGGACTTAACTAAATTAGTGCTAATTTCAAGGAGGTAAAGATCATAAACTCTCTTAGAAAGTCACTTATTTGATGTGAAGAGTGAAAATCAACTGCAGTTGGGCTACTGTACCTACAAAAAAGTGGCTTTGATTAGGGTAGAAGTACAGAACACAGAATTTGATAACGTTCTCAGCATGTATGTACTGAAACATGAGTTTTCAGGCTTCAGTAGAAATCACAGATAATGTTTTAAACAGACCAATTTTAATGTTCAGTTTTACACTTTCAATGTAAAATAACACTGATTACTATTTCAGTTGTTCCAGCTCTTTACATAATAGATGCTGTTCCAAGTAACCAGCTGTTAAAAGCTGGCAAAGAATATGCTTTACAATAAAGCCTTTTTTTACGAAGAAatcttacctgttttttttttaattaccataaAAAATATGCTGACAGAGCTAAAAGAATTAAGGAATATTGCACATTTTTCCAGTgtgcaaaaaaaatctttaaaaagtattatacTGCGTAGTCCTAAAGTGATTGAAAGGAATATTATTTGCTATATTTTAAGGAATGTCCCCTTTTGCTGAGTTGACTATGACATGTCAGGTTGATTCACTCACcattcttttcatctttcattaaTAAGATGGCTCAGTGAGATACGTATCAGTGAGATAGTGAGAAATGTATCTTTCAGCTAATTTTCCAGTGCATGAGCAAAATAAAATTCACCTGCATATATGACTGTTGAGTACAGTTATACCTAATTTCTTCCTAGTAATAAGAAGTTGGGTTTGATGTTGCATTCATACCTTCTCTGAATCCTGAACATTATATTCCATTCTTCTGGTCCGTGAAGGACAGCTGACAAGACTAAAAAACTATTCCGATGAATGTTTATGAACTTCTGAACGCGGTCTAAAAACTGCTCTTCTCCTGTCGTAAGTAAGTCTTGAGTATCTGCCAGTATAAATGCAACCCCtattgaagaagaaaatgattagAGGATAAATGCATGCTTCACGGCAGTACTCACGTGAAGCCTTCTCACTACAAATATCCCATCAGGAAGCAGCATTCCTGCTCAAGCATTAGtttaaaaggcaataaaacaAAGATGTGAATGAATTTACACATCTTGACAGTGACATGCAAGGTATTGGAGACAACAGTCCTGAGGCAATTACTGCATTTGCCTGTCAAAAGATTTGGCCAGCAATGATTGGTAAATTTAAGACAGAGCTACAAATAACTTGGAGGTTATTTTCTAGCGTAACATCAAAATAAAAGTGTTCAATCTACTAAAAGTACAGACAGATATCTGAATGCCTTTGAAAGAAAATGCGTCAGGAACAAGAAGCTGCTATATGGAATTAATTTAGGGCAAATGCCAATACTGCTTGAAGAGGTCAGCAGTTCCCATCTCTAAATAAGATAGAGACACCTGCCACATCTTAAGAATTAAGCCGACATGTCTACCATACTATTCATAATACTAAGAAACAGGAGGACGCACacagggaaaaaattaaattataactCCATCAACTGGGTTATTCTAAAAGGGAAAGTTAAGAAGCTCAAGTTCAGGAGGTTTAACAACAAAGGACACAAAAGACTGGGCCAAGGTATGCTTTGTTAATCCTTACAGTTCAGGAAAGATTCAGTTCTATCTTTTTATTTTGGTCTATCTGTCTAAAGCATCTTCAACTCTAACAAGGAAAGACAGATATTTCATATCTGCAGTGTCAGGGATTTCCTAATCAAACCtgctcaactgaaaaaaaaaacccaagtttttttcctttccttaactCCTCCCTCACCACCAGGTCTGCAAACTCACTTGGAAGATGAAAGCCAAGGGTCTTGATTCATTCTTGTGTTAATGGTCATGAACACTAACAATCCTGATGGCTCTCTTATATTTTAGTGACACTTCAGTGTGTCTGCTCAGTTATAACAAGAATTTACTGAACAGTTCAGCCAATAATCATCAAATCCAAGTAGCTGTGCTACAAGGAGTCCAATGACAGCAAAGACCAATGAAAATGTTTTAGCCCCAAAGTTCTCAGTTCTGACTCATGTGCAATCACAGCACAGCTCCTTCCGCTATTGTATGACGCTTCAGCAAGGCAGCTTTATCCAATGCAGTGTAGCCTACGACAGAGCCTCATTTTGTACCTTGTAAGAGTTTACgagtttaaaaacataaatgaacTTCAAAATACTGTACCAGAAAGAGAGAATATCACAGATCCAATTTCCACCGAATCTGAATATCGAACTCGGTGTTGTTGACTCCGTAGAAGTGTAGAAATTTCGTGattctaaataaatattaaaatgttattttaaaacaagttttcagcCAGCAAATTGGAGAGAAATATTCTTAAAGCATTGTCTGAAGGATCATAGATAGAACTTTCGTATTgttgtttagaaaatattttttattccacTTGCAATAAAAAACTAGTAAAACGTTATCTGAACTTTTTCAGTTAATGAAATTTTGAGGTATTTTTATTGGATGCTATCAAATAATTGAATCACAATTTGTATGCGTGCATTCAGTTTGCCACAGGAAACCCTTCTATAATACATAAAGAACCTCCAACATTTtacagtctattttttttttaccgaTGTGCTAAAGGGGAATTTGCAGAAATGAGGAACGTACAATAGTGTGTTTCTGTAACTCCAGTTAATTAGACTGCATTCATTTTCATGGATGTCAGCGTTTCACTTGGAAGATAGCTCAGAAAGACTGTATTGGGCatgattttaattaaagctttttgACTGCAATCTACTCAGGAAAACAAGAACATTGCACTATGCAACATAATCATCTGCAGAGGGGAGTGTGTTTGGATATATTTTTCAGCctgcaaaaagcatttttacagTGTGTTCTACAAAAGTTGCTCAAGCCCATACTTTTTAAACATTACACCACTTAATCCtttttagattagattagattagatttagATTAAGATTTTAGAACTCATCTTTTAGCTTACCCATTTTAAATGCAATGTAGGGAGGAGGAGAGTTGAACCATGAAGGAGACAGTTACCAGAAATTTCATGTTTCGAATTGTGTCTGGAAGGGGAACGCTCAGTACCAGCTGCTTATGAGGTGTGACTGCAGTTTTGGAAAAACTCTCTGCTTCAAAGCCACTGTTGATAATGAATTATTTAATGTACAAATATCAGCAAAAACTATAAGAAAAGGAGGACTGCATAGGAAGAAAAACCATAATGCAGAAGTAATCAAACTGATGCAAAGTAACACCTTCATAAAAGAAAAGTCTTCTTGGAATTGTATTGCAGCTATTTCCACACATTTGCTTCCAAGGAGTCTTTACCAATGGCAGTAGCTTTGAGTAGAGTTAGGTTTTTAAGAACAGAGGTGAGTAACACCGGTATAGCTGATGAGGTCACCGCCCTCAGACATCTCTTAACATATTGAGGGTTAAGTTGCTCTTGAAACAGTTCCCAAACTGGTACAATTTTCAGGCTGTCATTCTGAGGCAAGCAGGCAAATAAGAACAGGCTTTACATGGTGGCGGTTCAGGAATTGCTTCAGCGCCATTCCCCGACTGGTGCAGCAGAGACAGCGTGGTAACCTTGTCAGCCAAGCTAATGTACGCTCTGTCCTTGCTTGTGAGCCAAAGCCCTCAGCCTCTAAATTCTCTCAGGCTGGCATCAAAATGGCCTCAGCGTCAGGAACTAATTAAGAGCCCCTTTCACTTTACTGAGGAACAGAGAGAGTCTAGGCTTGTGATACTAACAGATATAAGTATACGTTAATGCCCGTGAGGCTCACTGTTTTTTAACTAAATTGCGCACTTACCCAGTAATAACCTATCCCAGTGTTGACACTGtatactagaaaataaaatgtttatggaGAAATCTAGAAAATAAAGAACACCCCTTGCAGATTTTAGTACTCATTGAAAGCAGCGTCGGTGCAGTGCAAGAACGATGAGTCAGGAAGACAGCCCTGAAGCAGTATAACTGCTTGCGGGTAGCAAGAATACTAAATAGATAGCCAAATAGATACAGAAATAGCtaagagaaaaatcacaaaaaaaacccagaagaacCAGTGTTACGGTAGAAGCAAGTTCAGGCTAAtgactttgttttttcctcaacATAGCATAGAATTCGTTTACACCGCATGAAGTATTTCCATGTATAGAATATAGGAAATGCTTCTTTCAGTGTTCAGTGAGTCAGATGCTGCTCTTGACAAACAGTGCGGTACCTGCAGAGCTGTACTCATAATAACAGTTGTTATCCATCTTGACTCTTCCCGCCCAAcactttctgtcatttttacAGGGGTTTAATAGCTCTGCAGTGAAATCTCAGCTGCCACCCTCTGaaaaaactggggaaaaaaaagcagcaaaagaaagatcACAAATGTTAGCTGACAAATAAAGTTGATGAAATGCTTAAGGCAAAAGGATCCACTGAATATTTGGTCAAAATCAGGGCACTacccaattattaaaaaaatatataggtgCCTTCTACCAACAAATTAATGTATATAAAATGGCAACTCGATACCTAAATACCTTTGAAGAATTTGCATCTAAGAGGGTTTCCTTTATAAGGCGTGACAGGTACGAGCAGCACAATGAATAAATGGCTTAAGGAGAATATTTCTAAAAACACTTCAATGATTAAGGAATCATTGTCCTGTTTTCAAATGGCGTGTTTGTCATGGAGCACCTTTCACAGTGAGACAGTTTCGAGATGGCTACCCCGGGCCTCCTGCTCAGCCTGGTAGAGCCCACCAAGCTTTTGGGCAGAGCAGTAGCTCTTTTCTGTACATttgcattttcactttttaaaaaaattgctcgATGCCCAGCTTGGCAGCTATTTTCTATTTTAGTAAGGCTCATTTGGCGCAGCGGGGGACATGGAAGCTCCCTGGCAAAGGTGCCAGGTTCTCAGCCTCCCCGATGCGCCCGTGTcaccagccccacctggggcaaAAGGACACAAAATGGCTCCGGGGGGGGTGGATATCTGGCTCGCGTAAGACCCTGGTGCCCTTAGGTGCCCAATCTAGCTTTTAATGGGGGGTCTCTCCTCGTTTGAAAAGCCTCAAATGTCTCAAACGCACTAAGATACGATCCTTGACAGCCGGCACCCAGCGTGAGAGCGAGccacggcagcggcggcggcagcgttgGGACCGCCCTCCCCGCTCCGCCGGTGCGGTGGCGGCGCTCACCGCCCCCGGTGCCGCCCTCAGGGCTGCGCCACCGCCCGCCGCTCCGCCCTCAggggccgcccccggggccaCCCTCAGGGCCGGCTCGCGCGCGCAGCCGCCCGCCCTCAGGGGCTTCCCGCCTTCGGGGCCGGCTCGCGCGCGCAGCCGCCCGCCCTCAGGGGCTTCCCGCCTTCGGGGCCGGCTCGCGCGCGCAGCCGCCCGCCCTCAGGGGCTTCCCGCCTTCGGGGCCGGctcgcgcgcgcccccgcccgccctcagGGGCTTCCCGCCTTCGGGGCCGGctcgcgcgcgcccccgcccgccctcagGGGCTTCCCGCCTTCGGGGCCGGctcgcgcgcgcccccgcccgccctcagGGGCTTCCCGCCTTCGGGGCCGGctcgcgcgcgcccccgcccgccctcagGGGCTTCCCGCCTTCGGGGCCGGctcgcgcgcgcccccgcccgccctcagGGGCTTCCCGCCTTCGGGGCCGGctcgcgcgcgcccccgcccgccctcagGGGCTTCCCGCCTTCGGGGCCGCctcgcgcgcgcccccgcccgccctcagGGGCTTCTCGCGCTGCCGCCCGTCCACCCGCCCTCAGAGGCTTTCCGCGCTGAGGGCCCGCGCTGCGGCGGCGTCTCTCTCTCAGCCGCGCGGCTGGGCGCGGCGGGGAAAGGGCCCGTCCCGGGCCGGGGCTTCTGGCATGGCGGGGCGGGGTGCGGAGTGCGTCGGTGCTCGGCGCTCGGCGctgccggggcagcccggcctcTCCGCGACGCCGTCTGCTTCGCGCGGGGTGGGTGCAGGTGAAGCTGGAGCTGTTTGTTCCTAATGAGAGACTTGTGGCAGTTGAAACCTGCCTTCCCTCAGAGACCTGAGGAGTTAAAACAGAGAAAACCTCCCAAAACCCAAATGAAACGTGCTTTACCACCAAGAAAATAACGCAGGCCTTGACGTGACCTGAGGAAGCACCAGACTGGATGGTCTTTCCTGCGGCCTGTGAGGACTCTCCCTCGTTTCTGCTACTCCGCGTGCTCTGGTGTGTGAGGACAGTGACTTCTGCTGAGATAGTACTGAAAGCCCTGACATCAGTGTCCCAATAGAAGTCTTGCAGAAACCCAGTGTCTGCCTGAGAGCCTGCTGCCACAGAAGTGTGATTACATGACATTTTTAGGTGAGAAAAAGGACTGTAAAAGCCAAACTGTGAGAGGACTCCCAGGCTGAACAAGTGAGTGACATGAACAGTGATGGTAGTTAATTTTTGCATAGAGGAAATCTTCATGGATTGTTTTTAATGGACAGCTAATTCTGCAGCCATTTATGAGAGGAATACTCCAAATATTTTCTGCGATAGTCTAAATATTAAAGACTTTACACAGACAGTATGAAAATTTAAAAGCCAGAAATAGCTCCACTTTCAGAGAAAAGGGGATGCTGAGAATGTTGTTGCTCTCTCTTTCATCACATATGAGAAGGCAGTACTACTTACGGAGTAAAGCAGCGCTATAGTGCAGAAACTCATTAAAAGTAGGGAAAAAGCATTAATTTCCAGCTTGTGTCTACCCAATATGTGTGAATCTAAACTCTTGCTTATATAATGAAACcagtatttttactgaaaacCTGAAATAACAATAAAAGCTTGTCCTTCTCAAATGCTTtttagaagattttaaaatagaaggaaatggGATGCtcgtttacattaaaaaaattaaaatagcaagtgGTCTAACCTACTTAGGAAGAGAGAAGTAGACAtctcagtgatttaaaaaatgactttctctttttttgtactCAGGCAGATGTGAAATGGATGCACATTGGATTGCCTACTTCTGTTGGTCAGATGCCCCAGAATATTCTGATTAACCTTCACTGAAAGGGTGCGGAAAGATCATGCTACAATAGTAAGTCCAACATTTctaatactgaatttttaaatttctgtggAGCATAAATGTAAAAGTCAGCAAGTTAAAGGAAAGCAACAAACGTCGAAGGTAGCTGGGGTCCAGTGTTGTTCTGAACGGCTATGACAGAGCCAATGAACTGTGGAGGCATTTCCTGTAACACAGTGGAGCTGTGTGCCTTTTCCCACTGCTCTGACTGCATACAAAAATCAGGCAGTTGAGAACATCGggaattcttttaaaatacagctataGTAACTTTTATGATGAGGATTGATGATCCAGATACGTGGACAGTCTGTTGAGGTGAAGTTTGAATTCATGCCTGCTATGAGTGCATTTGTGTTTCAGTACTAGTTCCTGGGGTACAGAGTAGGAACTGGTCTGTTGACGTGATTGTACTTGATTTATAACACTGTAGTGTCTCTGAATTCATATTTTGGAGTATGTCTAATATGTATGTGCATTAATTGAATTACATCAATTCAGATAGGGAGAAAAGAATAGCAGGGAATAGGATGGGGGTAAAATGGCAATTTACAATTTCATATCTAACAGGTGAgtagattttttcttccttctgtataATATCGTTAGAAAAATAGGGTACATAAAAGCAAATTACTACATTGTAAAAAATGTTACTAAGAAATTTAAACACTGGATTTAGCAACCTGGGATACCAGCAGATGCCTTTTTCCCCATTAGTCATTGACTGTATATGAAGTAAAATGAAGCTGgacgaccccccctccccccgaac
This genomic window contains:
- the C8H1orf146 gene encoding protein SPO16 homolog; translated protein: MTESVGREESRWITTVIMSTALQNHEISTLLRSQQHRVRYSDSVEIGSVIFSLSGVAFILADTQDLLTTGEEQFLDRVQKFINIHRNSFLVLSAVLHGPEEWNIMFRIQRRFLGSNLRIIPVHNTAETVKFMLTIAKITSKPRADDIHYKMAMAKAHIIEKSPVWKMLQQYQLHCN